The following nucleotide sequence is from Nautilia sp. PV-1.
CGTTTACGGAAGAAAAAGTAAGCATACTGACGTTAAGTTCATATATTACTCCGTTTACATCAAGCAGTATTTTACCTTCGTTTTTTTCAAATACTTTTCCCCTAAGAGCCGCAATCATTGTCATCAACCTTTATTTTTACTATTTTATACGTATCTCCGTAATCTTTTAATTTAAACCCGCAAACCCCTTCGCTGCCTTTGGTATCGTATCTAAGCTTAACGGGAGGCTCCACCATATCAAATTCTATTCTGTTAAATGCGCTCCAGGGAGAACATGAAATAATTTTGGCGTTAAATATCGCCGTCTGATAGTTCTGAAGTGTTTCGTGAAGCTCTTGAAGATCTTTTTGAAGCAGTAAAATTTCATTTTTAAGTTCAAGCGTTTTATCTTTAAATTCATTATATTCTTTTATTTTCTTTAAAATTACTGCGGAAGTCTTTACGCCTTTTGCTTTGTTTTCCTTGTAGGTTTTCATATATTTTTCTATTGTCGGCTTGTTTTTTAACAGAACTTCTTTTCTTTTATTGTATTCTTTTGTTTTAATTTCCAGGTTTCTTTTCACTTCCTCTATCATTTTTTCAAGTTTATCCGCATCGGCATTAAGGCCTAAAACTTCCAAAGGAGAAATTATCAGTCTGTTTTCACTGCCTTTGAGTTTGTTTATTTTTATCTGTTTCAGAGCATAAACCTCTACGTGGGAGCCCATTATTTCAAATTCTACTTCTTCGGCTACTATTTTACCTCCTATAGCCTGTTTTATTTTTACTTTTTTCCCTTTTACAATGCCGCTTTCAAGTCTGTTGATTTCAATTTCTTTACCTTCAACGTATCCTTTATGTATATTTATAAAAGCTTTATCGGCGTAAATTTTTGCTTTTTGGTGAGTCTGTCCTTCTATGGTCAGCTCTTTTGCGTTTATTTTAGCAGCTTTTCCTACGTTTCCTCGGACTATAAGAATAGTCGTTTCAACCGTCATATTGTCTGCAATCGCTTCTTTTAACGCATCGCTTTCTTTTACGTCGAGTTTAACGTTTGAATCTTTAGCACCGCTGACGTTACCCGTTTGAAGATTTATCTGGGCTATTTCCATTTCGTCTTTTATAGTGTAAGAATCTCCGTCTTTGTATATATATCCGTCTTTAAGGGCGATATATAAGATTTTTTTATCGTCTTCTTCTTTTTTTATCTCTTCGGGGTTAAACGTAATATTAGGAATTTCAAATTCCCTCACTTCCGGTATTTTAATTATTTTACCCCTGCAGTCCCTTCCGTTTCTTCCCTGCATCGGTTTAATGATTTCAATAAGCACATCTCCTGTTTTAACAGGGAAAATAAGTTCGTTTTTTATACTTTCTTTCTTTTTAAGATAATGATATATCACTTTGCCTTCAATATTTTCAACAGGATCAATCCCCTGACACAGTTCGATCTCTTCTTCCTGTTCCAACTGGCCCAAAACACGTATTTTAGCGACAACCTTTTCTATGTCCTGATTCATTTTGTCGTCAAACAGTTCAATAAGCATGGAGTTTTTGATTTTCTTTTTATTCAGTTCGGTTTTTAACCTTTCCTGAAGATCCGGCTTATAAATTAAAAGGGATTCAGGTTTTACAATATAAACGGCATGTGTCATAAATCTGTTGATTTTCACTTCTCCGATCAGTTCAAAGTCATCGCTGAATTCGGCTCTTTTTATTTCAATCTCATATACCTGTTTTATTTCATTTTCTTCATTAATTAAAAAATCTTCCATATGGACGAGTTCCCTGCTCTGATCGTCAAGCTCTACAAACTCACTGTTGCTTCCGATTTTTATATATGTTGTAAAATCAAGTATGTCAAAATCCAGAGAAGAAAGCGGAATGTTGTTGCTTGCAGATATTTTAAGCAAAGCTTCGTTAACGTTTTCCGTTCTTACAACATACGGCAGAACTTCCTTTTTTACCGCTTTTTCTTCCTTTTTCAAAAAATCAAATATACCCAATCTCATCCTTTTGGTAAAATACGTTTTATGTTTAAAAATATAATCGTTAATTTTATAGGAATCTTTAATTCAAGAATCCTAGGCTTTATCCGTGATTTGTTAAGTGCTTCCATTCTAGGCGCAAATATCTATTCGGATATTTTTTTCGTGGCTTTTAAATTTCCAAACCTATTCAGACGGATTTTTGCCGAAGGCGCCTTTACACAAAGCTTTCTGCCAAGCTATGCCGCTTCTAAAAACAAACCGAAATTCGCATGGCTCGTTTTTAAAAAATTATTTATAATTATACTGATTTTATCGCTCTTTGTCACATTCTTCTCAAATATCGTAACAGACGTGCTGGCATACGGCTTTTCGCCCGAAGCAAAAAAACTGGCCTCTCCTCTTGTAGCGTTAAACTTCTGGTATCTGGATTTAATATTTATTGTCACGTTTCTTGCAAGTCTTCTGCAGTATAAGAAACATTTTGCAACAACGGCCTTTTCGACGGCACTGCTGAATATATCTATAATCATATCGCTTCTGCTTTCGATGAATCTGCCAAAAGAACAGATTATCTGGTATATGAGTTTCGGCGTAATAGCGGGAGGTTTTGCACAGGTTATCGCACATGTGATCGCAGCAAAAAAATACAGAATACTAAAACTTCTGTACATAGGAGCCAAAAGCAGAAAAAAACAGGATATTAAGCAGTTCAAAAAACATTTTCTGCCCTCAGTGCTAGGCAATTCAACCGCTCAGTTAAGTTCGTTTATCGATACGTGGCTTGCAACGTTTTTAACCGCAGGAAGCATAAGTTATTTATACTACGCAAACAGACTTTTTCAGCTGCCGTTTGCACTTTTTGCAATTGCCGTTTCAACGGTTCTGTTTCCTAAAATAACAAAAGAGCTTAACGAGGGAAAAGAAAAAAGCGCTTTTTCTTCAATGAAAAAAACATTCTGGATTCTGTTTTATCTGCTTATTGCGGCTTCAATAGTCGCTATAACTGACTCGAAAGAAATAATAAAACTCCTGTTCGAACACGGGGCGTTTACAGAAAAAAACGCCGAAATAACCTCTGTAGTTCTTATCATGTATATGCTGGGACTGATTCCATACGGTCTGAACAAACTCTTTTCGAGCTATCTGTACGCAACGCACAGACACATAAAAGCCGCTAAAATCTCCGCATATTCGCTCATAGTAAACATCATACTTTCAATTATACTGCTTTACCCTCTTAAAGTATACGGACTGGCACTTGCAAGCAGTATAAGCGGTATGGTTTTATTCGTACTGACTCTAAAAGAGTTCGGATTTAATAAATTTTTGGAGTTTTTTGAAAAAAAATATCTTTTTTATATGGTTTTGGTTATATTAAGTAGTATAATTATCGCTATAGTTTTTAGAATAACAATATTATGGATATTAGCACATATTTAAAGGAGCAGTATGACAATATACGATTCACATCTTAAACAAAAAGTCGAATTTAAACCTATTAAAGAAGGGGAAGCAAGGATTTACGTATGCGGTCCTACGGTATATGACGACGCGCATTTGGGGCATGCGAGAAGCTCTATAAGTTTTGATCTGTTAAGAAGGACGCTTAAAGCACTGGGATATAAAGTTACGTTTGTTAAAAACTTTACCGACATAGACGACAAAATAATAAATAAAATGAATAAAACCAGACAGTCTCTTAAAGAAATTACCGAATTTTATATAAATTCCTATTTAAGAGACATGGAAGCCATGAATGTACAAAGGGCGGATATAGAACCCAAAGCCACGGAATCTCTTGAAGCTATGTTTGATCTGATAGGACATCTGCTGGACAAAGGCTATGCTTATCAGCTTCCAAACGGCGATATCTATTTTGACGTCAGCAAAGACCCAGAATACTGCAAACTATCAAATAAATGCCAGGAAGATGAGGTAATGCACAGAGTTGACACCGAAGGTAAAAGAAATGCGGCCGATTTTGCCCTCTGGAAAGCATGCAAAGGCGAAGGCGACGTATGTTTCGATTCACCTTTCGGAAGCGGAAGACCCGGATGGCATATAGAATGCAGCGCAATGATTAAAAAACATATCGCATACAGCGGAGAATATGAAATAGACATACACGGCGGAGGGGCTGATCTGTTTTTCCCTCACCATGAAAACGAAGAGGCTCAGACACGCTGCGCATACGGAGAACATCTGGCAAAATACTGGATGCATAACGGATTCGTCCAGATTAACGGCGAAAAAATGAGTAAATCTCTTGGCAACAGCTTTTTCGTAAAAGACGCCCTTAAACACTATCCCGGAGAAGTTTTAAGATTTTATCTTATGAGCACGCACTACAGAGCTCCTCTGAATTTCAGCGAAGAAGACCTGATTGCCAGCAAAAAAAGGCTCGATAAACTTTACAGACTGAAAAAAAGAATTTACGGACTTAATAAAAAGCAGCAAGACGCCGAGTTTGAATCCAAACTTCTTGAAGCCATGAGTGACGATTTAAACATCTCAAAAGCTCTTGCGGTTGTAGATGAATTCGTTAAAGAAGCAAACGAAAACCTTGACAAAAACCCTAAAGACAAGGCTTTAAAACAGAAAATTTTAAGCAATATAGAATTTATCGACGCTCTTTTGGGAGTCGGCGGCAGTGATGCTTACGAATATTTCCAGGCCGGAATAGATGAAGAGACTAAATCTAAAATCAACGAACTTATTTCTAAAAGAGCCGAAGCTAAAAAAGAAAAAAATTTCGAACTTGCCGATAAGATAAGAGACGAATTAAATTCAATGGGTATTCAGATACAGGACACGCCAAACGGCACTGTATGGGAGAAAGTTTAATCTTTCTCTATCAGTTTCACATCTTCAATAATTTCAGCGTCTATTATTTCCTCAATAGTAAAAAATCCAAGCATTATCAAAAGCCATCCGAGAGTCCAGACGATAAGTCCGATGAAAAAAATATTCAATACGGCTCCGGCCACCAAAAACAATCCCCCTGTTTTCAGCAGTTTATTGTTAAACAACTCTCCTAAGAGGTAAAAACTTTTTTTAAAATATACCGCACTGATTATCTGCAAAACGTAATAAACGCTAAAATAGATAATGATTGATAGAGTTATCGGAATAATCGGGTTTGACGACAGCAATGAAAGTATCATGCTAGTTATTACGGCGACAAGTTTAAAATAAAACAGCATGGAAGACACAAACGCGAGTATTGAAGCAATAAGAAAATAATTAAATATTTTTTCGTTTTCTTTTGAATACAGATTTAAAGAAATTCCCAGAAAAATCAATCCAAGTATGGTAAAAAGTATCGATACAGCCGGAATAAAGCTCATACATAAAAATGCGCTTCCGAGAATACCGTATATTTTGGCGTTCAAATTAATCCTTTTTTTAAATTGTTTTAAATTAATTTAATTTTTTTTATTTTTTTATAAATTTCATTATTTGTATAAAACGGCAAAGAATTAGTCTGTAAAATTGACGATTTTAATAAAATTATATCATCTATATCCGGATAATCAATTTTTAACTTCGCAAATGTTAAAGCTTCTTTTTTTTCAAAAGGTAAAATTTCCATATTTCGTTTAATAAATTCTTTAATAATATATAAATTGTGATTAACATTATGCGTTTTGTAAATTTCTGCAATTAATAAAGAATAATCAAAAATTGTTATATATAACTGTTCGGCAAGTGTAAACTTTGAAACAACCTTGTCTTTACCAATTAAAAAATCAAG
It contains:
- the murJ gene encoding murein biosynthesis integral membrane protein MurJ; protein product: MFKNIIVNFIGIFNSRILGFIRDLLSASILGANIYSDIFFVAFKFPNLFRRIFAEGAFTQSFLPSYAASKNKPKFAWLVFKKLFIIILILSLFVTFFSNIVTDVLAYGFSPEAKKLASPLVALNFWYLDLIFIVTFLASLLQYKKHFATTAFSTALLNISIIISLLLSMNLPKEQIIWYMSFGVIAGGFAQVIAHVIAAKKYRILKLLYIGAKSRKKQDIKQFKKHFLPSVLGNSTAQLSSFIDTWLATFLTAGSISYLYYANRLFQLPFALFAIAVSTVLFPKITKELNEGKEKSAFSSMKKTFWILFYLLIAASIVAITDSKEIIKLLFEHGAFTEKNAEITSVVLIMYMLGLIPYGLNKLFSSYLYATHRHIKAAKISAYSLIVNIILSIILLYPLKVYGLALASSISGMVLFVLTLKEFGFNKFLEFFEKKYLFYMVLVILSSIIIAIVFRITILWILAHI
- the cysS gene encoding cysteine--tRNA ligase; protein product: MTIYDSHLKQKVEFKPIKEGEARIYVCGPTVYDDAHLGHARSSISFDLLRRTLKALGYKVTFVKNFTDIDDKIINKMNKTRQSLKEITEFYINSYLRDMEAMNVQRADIEPKATESLEAMFDLIGHLLDKGYAYQLPNGDIYFDVSKDPEYCKLSNKCQEDEVMHRVDTEGKRNAADFALWKACKGEGDVCFDSPFGSGRPGWHIECSAMIKKHIAYSGEYEIDIHGGGADLFFPHHENEEAQTRCAYGEHLAKYWMHNGFVQINGEKMSKSLGNSFFVKDALKHYPGEVLRFYLMSTHYRAPLNFSEEDLIASKKRLDKLYRLKKRIYGLNKKQQDAEFESKLLEAMSDDLNISKALAVVDEFVKEANENLDKNPKDKALKQKILSNIEFIDALLGVGGSDAYEYFQAGIDEETKSKINELISKRAEAKKEKNFELADKIRDELNSMGIQIQDTPNGTVWEKV
- a CDS encoding flagellar assembly protein A; amino-acid sequence: MRLGIFDFLKKEEKAVKKEVLPYVVRTENVNEALLKISASNNIPLSSLDFDILDFTTYIKIGSNSEFVELDDQSRELVHMEDFLINEENEIKQVYEIEIKRAEFSDDFELIGEVKINRFMTHAVYIVKPESLLIYKPDLQERLKTELNKKKIKNSMLIELFDDKMNQDIEKVVAKIRVLGQLEQEEEIELCQGIDPVENIEGKVIYHYLKKKESIKNELIFPVKTGDVLIEIIKPMQGRNGRDCRGKIIKIPEVREFEIPNITFNPEEIKKEEDDKKILYIALKDGYIYKDGDSYTIKDEMEIAQINLQTGNVSGAKDSNVKLDVKESDALKEAIADNMTVETTILIVRGNVGKAAKINAKELTIEGQTHQKAKIYADKAFINIHKGYVEGKEIEINRLESGIVKGKKVKIKQAIGGKIVAEEVEFEIMGSHVEVYALKQIKINKLKGSENRLIISPLEVLGLNADADKLEKMIEEVKRNLEIKTKEYNKRKEVLLKNKPTIEKYMKTYKENKAKGVKTSAVILKKIKEYNEFKDKTLELKNEILLLQKDLQELHETLQNYQTAIFNAKIISCSPWSAFNRIEFDMVEPPVKLRYDTKGSEGVCGFKLKDYGDTYKIVKIKVDDNDCGS
- a CDS encoding DUF996 domain-containing protein, yielding MNAKIYGILGSAFLCMSFIPAVSILFTILGLIFLGISLNLYSKENEKIFNYFLIASILAFVSSMLFYFKLVAVITSMILSLLSSNPIIPITLSIIIYFSVYYVLQIISAVYFKKSFYLLGELFNNKLLKTGGLFLVAGAVLNIFFIGLIVWTLGWLLIMLGFFTIEEIIDAEIIEDVKLIEKD